Genomic DNA from Rhodospirillaceae bacterium:
ACGTTTAAGTTTAATCGGGTTAACCTAATAACCAAGCTTATAGATGGCAGCTTTCCCGACTACAAAAGGGTTATTCCTGAAGACACCACAATCAACATTACCATTAAAGCAGAAACCCTAAGACCAGCATTACAGAGGGTTTCAATATTGGCTAATGAAAAGTTTAAGGGGGTTAGGATTGACATCGAAGACAATAAGCTGACCGTATCATCTGAAAACCCCGAACAAGAAAAGGGTAACGAAACTCTAGACATAGACAGCACCAATAAAACATTATCAGTGGGCTTTAACGTTTCCTACCTCATAGATGCTATCGCTGCTTGTGATGGTGAGCTTGTTAATTTAGGGCTCAACGATGAAAACAGTAGCGCGCTAATCACTGATCCCACTGACCCAGAATCAAAATTTGTCGTAATGCCAATGAGGCTCTAGTCC
This window encodes:
- a CDS encoding DNA polymerase III subunit beta; protein product: TFKFNRVNLITKLIDGSFPDYKRVIPEDTTINITIKAETLRPALQRVSILANEKFKGVRIDIEDNKLTVSSENPEQEKGNETLDIDSTNKTLSVGFNVSYLIDAIAACDGELVNLGLNDENSSALITDPTDPESKFVVMPMRL